In Acaryochloris marina S15, a single genomic region encodes these proteins:
- a CDS encoding phosphatidylserine/phosphatidylglycerophosphate/cardiolipin synthase family protein translates to MSTLVLILRSLLWLLLGLTGVILVSLYIRGAFRTPVTYRVEDGPSPEESRFPTVLASLSTSLITSGTITQFWSKPDQIQAARLEAIKTAQRTIHFETFFMTPGRRANDFAAALAERATAGVQVQLVIDAYGAHTLPNRYWQRLQSAGVQVEFFNRLDWRAPSNFAGRTHRKLLLIDGNVGLIGGAGISDHWDGDEQTAPWLDIEVCLEGEIVPILEGMFIQHWTYSGGEANLRAEIFQTDPAQDPTLMLVTPGNNPTYRFSPIRALKENTIVAARKRIWLASPYLIPDRNTRELLIEAKQSGVDVRILTSTLENIDKKYVYYAAYELCGDLLKNGIEIYEYLPNMTHAKMLLIDDRWVNIGSANFDPRSFFHNEELDISTAEPRLQQSVEQVFVDAFAQSQTMSFKDWQQRSWWRHRLFGSLVRFIQWQL, encoded by the coding sequence ATGTCAACGTTGGTTTTGATTTTGCGATCGCTCTTATGGTTACTCCTCGGATTGACCGGGGTGATATTAGTCAGCTTGTATATTCGAGGGGCATTTCGCACACCCGTAACCTATCGAGTCGAAGACGGTCCCAGCCCAGAAGAATCTAGATTTCCAACGGTGCTGGCTAGTTTGTCTACCTCTTTGATCACCTCAGGAACGATCACCCAGTTCTGGTCCAAACCCGATCAGATTCAGGCGGCTCGGTTAGAGGCCATTAAAACTGCCCAACGGACGATTCATTTTGAGACGTTTTTTATGACACCGGGGCGTCGAGCCAATGACTTTGCCGCAGCCCTAGCGGAGCGGGCAACCGCAGGTGTACAAGTACAGCTCGTGATTGACGCTTATGGTGCCCATACCCTACCCAATCGTTATTGGCAGCGGCTCCAATCCGCGGGCGTGCAGGTGGAATTCTTCAATCGATTGGACTGGCGGGCACCCTCTAATTTTGCCGGTCGTACCCACCGAAAGTTACTGCTGATTGATGGAAATGTTGGGTTGATTGGCGGTGCAGGTATCTCTGATCATTGGGACGGAGACGAACAAACTGCTCCCTGGCTAGATATTGAGGTTTGCTTAGAAGGAGAGATCGTACCCATTTTAGAGGGCATGTTTATTCAGCATTGGACCTACAGCGGTGGCGAGGCCAATCTCAGAGCCGAGATCTTTCAGACTGATCCAGCTCAGGACCCAACATTGATGTTGGTGACACCCGGGAATAATCCCACCTACCGTTTTTCTCCAATTCGGGCGCTGAAAGAAAATACGATTGTGGCTGCCAGAAAGCGGATTTGGTTAGCGAGCCCCTATCTGATTCCAGACCGAAACACTCGTGAACTCCTGATCGAAGCCAAGCAGTCTGGCGTGGATGTTCGCATCCTCACATCCACCCTTGAAAATATCGATAAAAAATACGTTTACTATGCCGCTTATGAATTATGTGGCGATCTGCTCAAAAACGGCATTGAGATTTACGAATATCTTCCCAATATGACCCATGCCAAGATGCTGCTGATTGATGACCGATGGGTCAATATTGGCAGTGCTAACTTCGACCCCCGTAGTTTCTTTCATAATGAGGAACTAGATATTTCCACTGCCGAGCCCAGGCTTCAACAGTCAGTTGAACAAGTGTTTGTAGACGCATTTGCCCAAAGTCAGACCATGAGCTTTAAGGATTGGCAACAGCGCTCTTGGTGGCGGCATCGGTTGTTCGGCAGTTTGGTTCGGTTTATTCAATGGCAACTTTAG
- a CDS encoding phage holin family protein, producing the protein MLARYDSKNVLIGSALTILATALSLLVVDIVFPGIDLSTFPAALVGGGAIGIVNAVVKPVISLLSLPLTFLSLGAFSLIVNGFCLWLAALLVPGFKVSGLLSFLLAPVLLSFINTLLSKYFADKFPSYVTDEK; encoded by the coding sequence ATGCTAGCTCGTTATGATTCCAAAAATGTGCTGATCGGTTCAGCCCTGACCATTTTGGCCACAGCCCTCAGTTTACTAGTCGTTGATATCGTTTTTCCGGGGATTGATCTCTCTACATTTCCAGCCGCACTCGTGGGGGGAGGGGCCATTGGCATTGTGAACGCTGTCGTTAAGCCAGTGATTTCCTTATTGTCTCTGCCCTTAACTTTTTTGAGCTTAGGAGCGTTTTCACTGATTGTAAATGGCTTCTGCCTATGGTTGGCGGCTTTATTGGTGCCTGGATTTAAGGTCAGCGGGCTTCTTTCCTTCCTCCTGGCACCTGTCTTGCTCTCCTTCATTAATACATTGCTCAGTAAGTACTTTGCTGACAAATTCCCCAGTTATGTAACGGATGAGAAGTAA
- a CDS encoding YqaE/Pmp3 family membrane protein, producing MSLLNVVLAIVFPPVSIFLNEGMGGTLFINILLTLVGWVPGSIHAVWVLSKQGERARI from the coding sequence ATGAGTCTTTTAAACGTGGTTCTTGCTATCGTCTTCCCTCCAGTCAGCATTTTTTTGAATGAAGGTATGGGTGGCACCTTATTCATCAATATCTTGCTAACCCTCGTGGGATGGGTTCCTGGTTCAATCCATGCTGTTTGGGTTCTCTCTAAACAAGGGGAGAGAGCCAGGATTTAG
- a CDS encoding sterol desaturase family protein, with amino-acid sequence MNSLNLQLNFWVYWFIFCGIILGRYFIVAGGTHWLLHLLLGNQLFESWFGNKQQIRKAISEDIKLSTLSAIFFALSAACFMGCYQLKLTQVYTHLEVQDLAYLVASYVGVLILQDTYFYFMHRLFHLPSLFKRFHQGHHQSKIPTPWTSFAFDPLEAVFQALFLFAITFVVPLHYGVLLALLTTMTVWAVGNHLGFQIIPDSRLSRWWGGWCIGSTHHLVHHNRYTRHYGLYFTFWDKLLGTQDDRYEEQRLESRHP; translated from the coding sequence TTGAATAGTTTGAATTTACAGTTAAATTTTTGGGTTTATTGGTTTATCTTTTGTGGCATTATCCTAGGCCGATACTTCATTGTCGCAGGTGGTACCCATTGGCTATTACATTTACTCTTGGGCAATCAGCTTTTCGAGTCTTGGTTTGGCAATAAGCAACAAATAAGGAAAGCCATTTCAGAAGATATTAAGCTTTCTACTCTGTCAGCTATTTTCTTTGCACTGAGTGCAGCCTGCTTTATGGGTTGCTACCAGTTGAAACTGACACAAGTCTATACCCATTTAGAAGTTCAAGATTTAGCCTACTTGGTGGCTAGCTATGTGGGAGTGTTGATCCTTCAAGATACATACTTCTACTTTATGCATCGGTTATTTCATCTACCATCCCTGTTCAAGCGATTTCACCAAGGACATCACCAGTCTAAAATCCCTACCCCTTGGACCTCTTTTGCCTTTGATCCTCTAGAAGCAGTCTTTCAAGCGTTGTTCTTGTTTGCGATTACCTTCGTAGTTCCCTTGCATTACGGTGTTCTCCTGGCGCTTTTGACCACAATGACGGTTTGGGCTGTGGGGAATCATCTGGGGTTTCAAATCATTCCAGATTCTCGCCTCAGCCGTTGGTGGGGAGGATGGTGCATTGGTTCAACCCACCATTTGGTTCACCACAACCGATATACACGTCACTATGGTTTGTATTTCACCTTTTGGGATAAACTGCTCGGCACTCAGGATGACCGTTACGAAGAGCAACGATTAGAGTCTAGGCATCCCTAG
- a CDS encoding ATP-binding protein, with the protein MGQAEQAPKAKNPAKRKSILHYWTNLSLTRQGTVILAIPLTCLLITMAAWIGTRKNEEFTYQQIVHTQKVLRTSDQLLNVLINAETGIRGYGLTEDQKFLTSYREALPDIEPTVQELFQQVQGNPEQRQQVTGLKLLIQQELDILAKTLKQIENDFRFAPQAPRLGVLVEQGKARMDAVRQSLQDFKETEQELLVRRRTRLNQARFVNDSLLGVSGVISLLGFAAALSLYRQTEKQMLRRGNELAATNRILATANLTLAERNKELDQFTYVVSHDLKAPLRAIANLSEWIEEDLEEKLDEENRYQMNLLRKRVHRMEALINGLLQFSRIGRRQSTIETIRVEDLLAEIIDSLAPPTEFKIEIVGTMPTLQTDTLQLQQVFSNLLSNAIKHHHQSEGHIRVSGTKQRDCYEFVVSDDGPGIAEDYHDKIFKIFQVLDSRDTTENTGIGLSIVQKIVKSKGGRIQVESKPNQGTTFRFTWPQTE; encoded by the coding sequence ATGGGACAAGCTGAGCAAGCGCCTAAAGCCAAGAACCCAGCCAAGAGAAAATCCATTCTCCACTACTGGACTAATCTGTCCCTAACTCGCCAAGGAACAGTTATTTTAGCCATTCCTTTAACCTGTCTGCTGATTACCATGGCAGCCTGGATCGGCACCCGCAAAAATGAAGAATTTACCTATCAGCAAATCGTCCATACCCAGAAAGTCCTGCGGACCAGCGATCAACTTTTAAACGTTTTGATCAATGCGGAAACAGGAATTCGGGGCTATGGCCTCACCGAAGACCAAAAATTTCTGACGTCTTATCGAGAGGCATTACCCGACATTGAACCGACGGTGCAGGAATTATTTCAACAGGTTCAGGGCAATCCAGAACAACGCCAACAGGTTACGGGGCTGAAACTTTTAATCCAACAAGAACTCGATATTCTTGCTAAAACCCTAAAACAAATCGAAAACGATTTCCGATTTGCACCCCAGGCCCCTCGACTCGGGGTTTTAGTGGAACAAGGCAAAGCTCGTATGGATGCGGTCCGACAATCCCTTCAAGATTTTAAAGAGACTGAACAGGAATTATTAGTAAGACGCCGCACTCGTCTGAACCAAGCTAGGTTTGTCAATGATTCCCTATTGGGGGTGTCTGGGGTGATTAGCCTATTGGGATTTGCTGCCGCTTTATCTTTGTATCGGCAAACGGAAAAGCAAATGCTGCGCCGCGGGAATGAATTGGCGGCCACTAATCGAATTTTAGCTACAGCAAATCTCACCTTAGCTGAGCGCAATAAGGAGCTAGACCAGTTTACCTATGTGGTTTCTCACGACTTGAAAGCCCCTTTGCGGGCAATTGCAAATCTCTCGGAATGGATTGAAGAAGATCTTGAAGAAAAACTAGATGAAGAAAATCGCTACCAGATGAACTTGCTGCGCAAACGAGTTCATCGTATGGAAGCGTTGATTAATGGGCTGCTGCAGTTTTCTCGGATTGGGCGACGGCAATCCACTATAGAAACGATCAGGGTCGAAGACTTGCTCGCCGAGATCATCGATTCGTTGGCTCCCCCTACCGAATTCAAAATTGAGATTGTGGGGACAATGCCCACTCTGCAAACGGATACCCTCCAATTACAGCAAGTCTTTAGCAACCTGCTGAGCAATGCCATCAAACATCATCACCAATCAGAAGGGCATATTCGGGTCTCAGGGACAAAGCAGCGGGATTGCTATGAGTTTGTGGTTAGTGATGATGGTCCAGGGATTGCCGAAGATTACCACGATAAGATCTTTAAAATCTTTCAAGTCTTAGATAGTCGAGATACCACTGAAAATACTGGCATTGGTCTATCAATTGTCCAAAAAATCGTCAAGTCAAAAGGCGGAAGGATTCAAGTAGAATCGAAACCCAATCAAGGGACAACCTTCAGGTTCACTTGGCCTCAAACAGAATAG
- a CDS encoding response regulator transcription factor, whose product MTKIQVVIIEDHDLSRVGLTAALQHSGVVDVLGSAANGRQGLEMIQQYKPDVAILDIGLPDIDGIEVTLQLKQVQQADETLQTKVLMLTANTSEDAVLAAFAAGADSYSLKEVSVEDLLSAIQLTHEGNAWIDPNIARIVLQQAKASKENLQDVEAETTVIKATDPEYQAILETEPLTDRELEVLELIVAGCSNAAIADKLYISVGTVKTHVRSILNKLCADDRTQAAVRALRSGLVN is encoded by the coding sequence ATGACTAAAATTCAGGTTGTTATTATTGAAGACCATGATCTCAGCCGTGTGGGACTGACGGCGGCGCTTCAGCATAGTGGGGTAGTGGATGTACTCGGATCGGCGGCCAATGGTCGCCAGGGACTGGAGATGATTCAGCAATATAAACCCGATGTCGCCATCTTGGATATTGGCCTACCCGACATCGATGGCATTGAAGTAACCCTACAGCTCAAACAAGTACAGCAGGCAGACGAAACCTTGCAAACCAAGGTGCTGATGCTGACGGCTAATACCAGTGAAGATGCCGTACTCGCAGCCTTTGCCGCTGGCGCAGATTCCTACAGCCTTAAGGAAGTCAGTGTCGAGGACTTACTCAGCGCTATTCAGCTCACCCATGAGGGCAACGCTTGGATTGATCCCAACATTGCCCGGATCGTTTTGCAGCAAGCGAAAGCGTCAAAAGAAAATCTTCAAGATGTTGAAGCCGAAACCACGGTAATTAAAGCCACTGATCCGGAATACCAAGCCATCTTAGAAACAGAACCGTTAACGGATCGCGAATTAGAAGTTTTAGAACTGATTGTGGCAGGATGCAGTAATGCCGCCATTGCCGACAAACTCTATATTTCCGTGGGCACCGTCAAAACCCACGTGCGCAGCATTTTGAATAAACTATGTGCCGATGACCGCACCCAAGCTGCCGTCAGAGCTCTCCGCTCAGGCTTGGTCAATTAA
- a CDS encoding bestrophin family protein has translation MDTPTQSNWLATTFRLDGSVAGIILPRILAFAGFTFAICSLDYWGYPIYLKEIGNLTTNVVYNLVLGLLLVFRTNTAYDRFWDGRKAWGMLVVNSRNFARQVALLWPSPKTTPSTDRDALLNLLVAFALATKLHLRSEPIDKQLQDLITPEQAQILADAKHPPLQITFWIGMHLQQALQQGHIDSNQASNLDQSLSQMIEGMSSCERIRSTPLPIAYRIYLKRLILIYCIGLPFRWVPDIHGWALPMVAVVSFILLGLEEVGRELDNPFGQDANDLPIDDICQTIADNVDQAKAINATISESPLIPQESPNQSDLSLTAS, from the coding sequence ATGGACACTCCCACCCAATCGAATTGGCTAGCTACCACCTTCAGACTCGACGGCTCCGTTGCGGGCATTATCCTGCCTCGAATCCTGGCCTTTGCCGGGTTCACCTTCGCCATCTGTAGTCTTGACTATTGGGGCTACCCCATTTACCTCAAAGAGATTGGTAACCTCACCACCAACGTGGTCTACAACCTGGTCTTGGGTTTACTGCTCGTGTTTCGCACCAACACTGCCTACGATCGTTTTTGGGATGGTCGCAAAGCCTGGGGAATGCTGGTGGTTAACAGCCGCAACTTTGCTCGACAGGTTGCCTTACTTTGGCCCTCTCCCAAAACCACCCCCTCAACAGATCGGGATGCCTTACTCAATCTACTGGTCGCTTTTGCCCTAGCCACAAAACTGCACTTGCGATCAGAGCCCATCGATAAACAACTGCAAGACCTGATTACACCTGAGCAGGCTCAAATTTTGGCAGATGCCAAACATCCTCCCTTACAAATCACGTTTTGGATCGGGATGCACCTACAGCAGGCCCTACAGCAAGGTCATATTGATAGTAACCAAGCCTCCAATCTCGATCAATCTTTGAGTCAAATGATTGAAGGAATGAGTAGCTGTGAGCGCATTCGTTCCACCCCCCTTCCCATCGCCTATCGAATTTATTTAAAACGGTTGATTCTGATTTACTGTATCGGTTTACCCTTTCGTTGGGTGCCTGACATTCATGGATGGGCATTGCCCATGGTGGCAGTGGTCAGCTTTATCCTGCTGGGCCTGGAAGAAGTAGGACGAGAACTGGATAACCCCTTTGGGCAAGATGCCAATGATTTACCCATCGATGACATTTGCCAAACGATTGCTGACAATGTTGATCAAGCCAAAGCAATCAATGCCACAATCAGCGAATCACCTTTGATTCCCCAAGAGAGTCCCAATCAGTCTGACCTCTCCTTAACAGCTTCCTAG
- a CDS encoding tetratricopeptide repeat protein gives MPLRLLPTLCLVISINTVLPAVATATPSEQHRQFDLPTYVHQPLPQTLQTAQDWQTVGINALIAQDYINSLQAFNKAVDLSAGQNPEILEQRGWVNYLQERYERAIADLNQAASLYQDQSQTANYRNVRRMRLFIETQAAQQDISS, from the coding sequence ATGCCTTTGAGATTATTGCCGACTTTGTGTTTAGTTATTTCGATTAACACTGTCTTGCCTGCCGTCGCAACTGCGACACCGAGTGAGCAGCATCGCCAGTTTGACCTACCCACCTATGTTCATCAGCCTTTACCTCAGACGCTACAAACGGCTCAGGACTGGCAAACGGTGGGTATCAATGCCTTGATTGCTCAAGATTATATTAATAGTCTCCAAGCCTTTAATAAGGCCGTGGATTTATCCGCTGGACAAAACCCCGAGATTCTAGAGCAGCGAGGGTGGGTTAACTATTTGCAGGAGCGATATGAACGTGCGATCGCAGATTTAAACCAAGCTGCATCCCTTTACCAAGACCAATCCCAGACTGCCAACTATCGCAACGTCCGTCGAATGCGGCTGTTTATCGAAACCCAAGCCGCACAACAGGATATTTCCAGCTAA
- a CDS encoding protein phosphatase 2C domain-containing protein yields MKDNNQLLTHPQKSTPKMGGVSYQEALKKWSERPTQLLSSSQSLSSLESVGRTDVGRERTHNEDYFSIDQQHFCTPDLPDGSYRGLYILCDGMGGMAKGEVASELATKTLRSYLNSRWQRHLPTEIGLELAMNTANKAVYERNQREQRAGSGRMGTTAVVVMVNNSHIRYVHIGDSRLYRLTRKGLQQLTTDHNAYQRALQRGYSLEEAQAYGPQLTKALGPWSGESLRPQSQTLAVEEDTVFLLCSDGLSDHDLLENHTHSHLMGLLDFRTDLAHGMDQLMALANQKNGHDNITAVAVRLRPQQSSI; encoded by the coding sequence ATGAAAGATAACAATCAGCTCTTGACTCATCCTCAGAAATCTACACCTAAAATGGGGGGCGTTTCCTATCAGGAGGCACTCAAGAAATGGTCAGAACGGCCTACGCAGCTATTATCTTCCTCCCAGTCTCTGTCAAGTTTAGAGTCCGTTGGCCGGACTGATGTGGGGCGTGAGCGCACCCACAACGAAGATTATTTTTCGATTGATCAGCAACATTTTTGCACCCCTGACCTGCCAGATGGCAGCTATCGAGGTCTCTATATCCTTTGTGATGGCATGGGGGGCATGGCTAAAGGGGAAGTGGCGAGTGAACTGGCCACTAAAACCCTACGAAGTTATTTGAATAGCCGCTGGCAGCGTCATTTACCCACTGAAATTGGTTTAGAACTGGCCATGAATACGGCCAATAAAGCAGTGTATGAACGCAACCAGAGAGAGCAACGGGCGGGTTCGGGCCGCATGGGAACCACTGCCGTTGTGGTGATGGTGAATAACTCCCACATTAGATATGTCCATATCGGTGACAGTCGTCTGTATCGATTGACCCGAAAGGGATTGCAGCAATTAACCACCGATCACAACGCCTATCAGCGGGCGTTGCAGCGGGGCTATTCCCTAGAAGAAGCGCAAGCCTATGGGCCGCAACTCACCAAAGCCCTAGGACCTTGGTCGGGAGAATCCCTTCGCCCTCAGTCTCAAACCCTAGCGGTGGAAGAAGATACGGTATTTCTCCTTTGTTCTGATGGCCTCAGCGATCATGATTTATTGGAAAACCATACCCATAGTCATTTAATGGGACTGTTAGATTTCCGTACCGATCTGGCCCATGGCATGGATCAACTGATGGCATTAGCCAACCAGAAAAATGGTCACGACAATATCACTGCAGTTGCTGTGCGGTTGAGACCTCAGCAATCATCGATTTAA
- a CDS encoding response regulator → MNDKALNILLVEDDEVDVMNVKRAFKKGMISNPLYVANNGLEALSMLRGKEGEKPPVPKYRRLILLDLNMPKMNGLEFLEVLRSDPDLKSIPVVVLTTSDEDRDRIEAYHYNVAGYILKPVTFSNFAEVMTTLNKYWTLCEML, encoded by the coding sequence ATGAATGACAAAGCACTCAATATTTTGCTCGTAGAAGATGACGAGGTAGACGTGATGAACGTCAAACGAGCTTTTAAGAAAGGCATGATTTCTAATCCCTTGTATGTCGCCAATAATGGACTCGAAGCCTTGTCCATGCTGCGAGGGAAGGAAGGGGAGAAACCGCCTGTACCCAAGTATCGCCGCCTCATTCTGCTGGATCTCAACATGCCCAAAATGAATGGGTTGGAATTTTTAGAAGTTTTGCGCAGCGATCCGGACCTGAAATCGATTCCAGTGGTGGTACTGACCACCTCGGATGAAGATCGCGATCGCATTGAGGCTTACCACTACAATGTGGCGGGTTATATTCTTAAACCCGTGACTTTTTCCAACTTTGCAGAGGTGATGACCACCCTCAATAAATACTGGACCCTTTGCGAAATGCTGTAG
- a CDS encoding hybrid sensor histidine kinase/response regulator → MDETLKILVIDDDTVDRMAVRRALRKTDLEIDLSEAEDGETALSILKTHQFDCIFVDYLLPDQDGLVLAKQLQQLQIDAPFVVLTGQGDEQIAVDVMKAGAADYLAKHRISPATLARTIRSAIRLHRAEQVAQAAKQKLQITNDQLRQQNDELAHQRAQIESQNQELVKAYRLKSEFIATISHELRTPMNAIMGFSQLLLRQYPDPLSEQQLDMVQRIFDNSRNLLTMVNEVLDFSKIEANRLELHPEPFQLAVPILTTVQELQALAVEKALTLKAEIPDVLQSIQLTNDPECLRRVLVNLISNAIKFTEMGEVTLQLQQPHPDQITIAVIDTGIGMTPEQLDTIFDPFCQADQSLTRHHSGTGLGLAITESLVKAMQGQISVISQPGVGSTFSVQLPLQVRALPNAKSPMI, encoded by the coding sequence ATGGACGAGACCCTCAAAATCCTAGTGATTGATGATGATACGGTTGATCGGATGGCTGTTCGCCGGGCCTTGCGCAAGACGGATTTAGAGATTGATTTGTCTGAAGCGGAAGATGGAGAAACGGCTCTGTCCATTCTCAAAACCCATCAGTTTGACTGTATCTTTGTGGATTACTTGTTGCCGGATCAGGATGGTTTAGTCCTAGCCAAGCAACTGCAACAGCTTCAGATAGATGCCCCCTTTGTGGTGTTAACGGGGCAAGGGGATGAGCAAATTGCCGTGGATGTGATGAAAGCTGGAGCCGCCGATTATCTGGCTAAACATCGGATTTCACCGGCCACCTTGGCGCGAACCATTCGTAGTGCCATTCGTCTCCATCGGGCTGAACAAGTCGCCCAAGCCGCAAAGCAAAAATTGCAAATTACCAATGATCAATTACGGCAGCAAAATGATGAACTGGCCCATCAGCGGGCGCAGATTGAATCGCAGAACCAGGAACTGGTTAAAGCCTATCGCCTCAAATCTGAGTTTATCGCTACGATTTCCCATGAGCTGCGAACACCCATGAATGCGATTATGGGGTTCTCTCAATTACTCTTGCGCCAGTACCCGGACCCCTTGAGTGAGCAGCAGTTGGATATGGTGCAGCGGATTTTTGACAACAGCCGCAACCTTTTGACCATGGTCAATGAAGTGTTAGATTTCTCGAAGATTGAAGCGAATCGCCTAGAACTGCATCCAGAACCCTTTCAGCTTGCGGTTCCCATCCTGACGACGGTGCAAGAACTTCAAGCTCTGGCGGTAGAAAAGGCTCTGACTTTAAAAGCAGAGATCCCGGATGTGTTGCAATCCATTCAGCTAACCAATGATCCGGAATGTCTACGGCGGGTGTTGGTGAACCTAATTTCCAATGCCATCAAGTTTACAGAAATGGGAGAAGTGACCCTCCAACTGCAACAGCCCCATCCTGACCAGATCACCATTGCGGTGATTGATACGGGTATTGGCATGACACCTGAGCAGTTAGACACCATCTTTGATCCCTTCTGCCAGGCCGATCAATCCTTAACTCGCCATCATTCTGGAACGGGGCTAGGCCTTGCGATCACTGAATCTCTGGTTAAAGCGATGCAGGGTCAGATTTCAGTCATCAGTCAACCCGGAGTCGGGTCAACCTTTTCCGTTCAATTGCCCCTGCAAGTGCGAGCCTTGCCCAATGCCAAATCGCCTATGATTTAG
- a CDS encoding HAMP domain-containing sensor histidine kinase: MPSPSPASLSNRYILAVDDRPDNLMLLKMMLESAGYRMELADNGPAALAQIQKAQPDLVILDVMMPGMSGYEVTQKIRNDPQLPYIPILLISAHERSSVVKGLDAGADDFIRKPVELNELQARVRSLLRLKQSIDQQENFISCLTHDLRTPLIACDRMVDLVQQGVFGEIPPSVKEALAGVSGSNQNLLQMLNNLLEVYCYEMGEKTLSFIAVDVQALVTEVVTELNPLALEKQLKLTCDWQTEVRELSCDPMELRRVFTNLISNAIKFTDTGSVTVSGTSDPKTLLIEIQDTGVGIAEADQAQIFERFKQTKHNRSGHGLGLHLCQQVMQAHDGELSVRSQPGQGSTFTIALPLPST, from the coding sequence ATGCCGTCTCCTTCGCCTGCCTCATTGTCTAACCGCTATATTCTGGCCGTTGATGATCGGCCCGATAATTTGATGCTGCTCAAAATGATGTTGGAGAGCGCTGGCTATCGGATGGAGCTGGCGGATAATGGTCCTGCAGCCCTGGCACAAATCCAAAAAGCCCAACCGGATTTAGTGATTTTGGATGTGATGATGCCGGGGATGAGTGGCTATGAGGTCACCCAGAAAATTCGCAATGATCCTCAGCTCCCCTATATTCCCATTTTGCTGATTTCTGCCCACGAGCGTTCGAGCGTGGTTAAGGGACTCGATGCCGGGGCCGATGACTTTATTCGTAAACCTGTAGAGCTAAATGAACTACAGGCAAGGGTACGATCGCTCCTGCGCCTCAAACAGTCCATTGACCAACAGGAGAACTTTATCTCCTGTCTCACCCATGATTTACGGACGCCGTTAATAGCTTGCGATCGCATGGTGGATTTGGTTCAGCAGGGCGTGTTTGGAGAGATCCCTCCGTCAGTCAAGGAAGCCTTAGCTGGGGTCAGCGGCAGCAACCAAAATCTGCTGCAAATGCTCAACAACTTGCTAGAGGTCTACTGTTACGAAATGGGAGAAAAGACCCTCAGCTTTATCGCCGTTGATGTGCAGGCGCTGGTAACTGAGGTGGTTACAGAACTCAATCCCCTGGCCTTAGAAAAGCAGCTGAAGTTAACCTGCGATTGGCAGACGGAGGTAAGGGAATTGAGTTGCGATCCCATGGAGCTTCGCCGGGTCTTCACCAACCTGATCAGCAACGCTATCAAGTTCACGGATACCGGCTCTGTGACAGTTTCAGGCACGTCTGATCCAAAGACCCTTTTGATTGAGATTCAAGATACGGGAGTTGGTATTGCAGAAGCCGATCAAGCCCAGATCTTCGAGCGCTTCAAACAGACCAAGCACAACCGCTCCGGTCATGGCTTAGGGCTGCATTTGTGCCAGCAAGTGATGCAGGCCCATGACGGGGAATTGTCGGTGCGATCGCAACCTGGCCAAGGCAGTACCTTCACAATTGCCTTACCCCTCCCTTCAACCTAG